A single genomic interval of Mycolicibacterium holsaticum DSM 44478 = JCM 12374 harbors:
- a CDS encoding sirohydrochlorin chelatase, giving the protein MNAVLVAHGTRKPSGVALIEQLAQRVSVTLGSRVHVAFVDVVGPTPGEVLRGLSGPTVVVPAFLARGYHVNADIPAHVAASGHPDVTVTEALGPSPQLARVLSDRLGESGWRPVDSVLLAAAGTSDRCAQSDLRKMATWVSAMTSSRVELAFAAAEPHVADAVDELRRRGAQRVAVASYLLSDGLFQDRLHASGADVVTAPLGVHDGLVRLIASRLRYARLQAAA; this is encoded by the coding sequence GAACGCGGTGCTGGTGGCGCACGGCACCCGCAAACCCAGCGGTGTCGCGCTGATCGAGCAGTTGGCGCAGCGGGTCTCTGTGACCCTGGGCTCGCGCGTGCACGTGGCGTTCGTCGACGTGGTCGGTCCGACACCCGGCGAGGTGTTGCGCGGGCTGTCCGGGCCGACGGTCGTCGTGCCCGCGTTTTTGGCGCGCGGCTATCACGTCAACGCCGACATCCCCGCGCATGTGGCGGCCAGCGGGCATCCCGACGTCACGGTCACCGAGGCGTTGGGGCCCAGCCCGCAACTGGCTCGGGTGCTGTCCGATCGGCTGGGTGAATCTGGTTGGCGCCCGGTTGATTCGGTGCTGTTGGCTGCCGCAGGAACCTCGGATCGCTGTGCGCAGTCCGATCTGCGCAAGATGGCGACCTGGGTGTCGGCGATGACGAGCTCGCGGGTGGAGTTGGCGTTCGCCGCGGCGGAACCTCACGTGGCTGACGCCGTCGACGAGCTGCGCCGACGCGGCGCCCAACGCGTGGCCGTGGCGTCGTACCTGTTGTCGGACGGGCTGTTTCAGGACCGGTTACACGCCAGCGGCGCAGACGTGGTGACGGCGCCCCTCGGCGTCCACGATGGGCTGGTGCGCCTGATCGCCAGCCGGCTCCGTTACGCACGGTTGCAGGCGGCGGCCTAA
- the nirD gene encoding nitrite reductase small subunit NirD, with the protein MTLLNEVELWTTACRYDFLIPNRGVGVLLRDGSQVALFRLDDGALHAVGNIDPFCGAAVMSRGIVGDRDGRSIVQSPIKKQAFALDDGVCLDHPDITLPVYPTRVTEGHVEIGAPSSRPEG; encoded by the coding sequence ATGACACTGCTCAACGAGGTCGAGCTATGGACCACCGCATGCCGCTATGACTTCCTGATTCCCAACCGCGGTGTCGGTGTGCTGTTGCGCGACGGCTCGCAGGTGGCGCTGTTCCGGCTCGACGACGGTGCACTGCACGCGGTCGGCAATATCGACCCGTTCTGCGGCGCGGCCGTGATGTCGCGCGGCATCGTCGGCGACCGTGACGGCCGTTCGATCGTGCAGTCGCCGATCAAGAAGCAGGCCTTCGCGCTTGACGACGGGGTTTGCCTCGACCATCCCGACATCACGCTGCCGGTGTATCCGACCCGCGTGACCGAGGGCCACGTCGAGATCGGCGCCCCCTCGTCTCGCCCAGAGGGATAA